One Methanocaldococcus infernus ME DNA segment encodes these proteins:
- a CDS encoding 4Fe-4S binding protein, producing MLKFLIKHLFFNNNNKEPTETEKIKLDNCICCELCLSVCPTEAISLFKYSKVICEYCKLCEDICKKKYCESCGYCSLFCPLIYIKNLTPKPKTPVIDKKSCVSCGLCSCEAIDIKNKKIDEDKCNLCLSCVEKCPMLAIKTPEEYVKSLFIKVDYDKCIFCRACEEICPIKNLEKG from the coding sequence ATGCTAAAGTTTCTTATTAAACACCTATTTTTTAACAACAATAATAAAGAGCCAACAGAAACTGAGAAAATTAAGTTAGATAACTGTATTTGCTGTGAACTCTGCTTATCAGTTTGCCCAACTGAAGCCATTTCTCTTTTTAAATACTCTAAGGTTATTTGTGAATACTGTAAGCTCTGTGAAGATATTTGTAAAAAGAAATATTGTGAAAGCTGTGGCTACTGTTCTCTATTTTGTCCCCTCATCTATATAAAGAACTTAACCCCTAAGCCAAAAACTCCAGTTATTGATAAAAAATCTTGTGTAAGTTGTGGCCTATGTAGCTGTGAAGCCATAGACATTAAAAATAAAAAAATTGATGAAGATAAGTGTAACCTTTGCCTGTCCTGTGTAGAGAAGTGTCCTATGTTGGCTATAAAAACTCCTGAGGAGTATGTAAAAAGCTTATTTATAAAAGTTGATTATGATAAATGTATATTCTGTAGAGCATGTGAGGAAATATGTCCAATAAAGAATTTAGAGAAAGGATAA